From the Streptomyces sp. KMM 9044 genome, one window contains:
- a CDS encoding IS982 family transposase, with product MTNDLETLITALYVKIDDELGGPRWLGRPPLLTDSELVCAAVAQAMLGFTSEAHWLRYARKHLAGMFPYLPQQSGYNKRLRAALGLVKRVVRMLAKASDFWLDDCWIVDSTPVPCGMSRPTVKRSDLAGWAGYGYCASHSRFFWGLRLYLVCTPAGMPILWALADPKIGEREVLAAMLEVEAGVVAEHDGILLISDKGFAGRAFEQLLADHGITLLRPSRKREKARYGEPMLKKVRQLIESVNDTLKGQLDLEGHGGRSCAGVAVRVAQRILAMAAAIWLNNLTGAPITRSLIAYDH from the coding sequence GTGACGAACGACCTCGAGACCCTCATCACCGCACTGTACGTGAAGATCGACGACGAGTTGGGAGGGCCGCGTTGGCTGGGCAGGCCGCCGTTGCTGACCGACTCCGAGCTGGTGTGCGCCGCGGTCGCCCAGGCGATGCTCGGATTCACCTCCGAAGCCCACTGGCTGCGCTACGCCCGCAAGCACCTGGCCGGGATGTTTCCGTACCTGCCCCAGCAGTCCGGCTACAACAAACGCCTGCGCGCGGCGCTCGGCCTGGTCAAGCGGGTCGTCCGGATGCTCGCGAAGGCGTCCGACTTCTGGCTGGACGACTGCTGGATCGTGGACTCCACCCCGGTGCCGTGCGGCATGTCGCGGCCCACCGTGAAACGCTCCGACCTGGCCGGATGGGCCGGATACGGCTACTGCGCCAGCCACTCGCGGTTCTTCTGGGGGCTGCGGCTGTACCTCGTGTGCACCCCGGCCGGGATGCCGATCCTGTGGGCCCTGGCGGACCCCAAGATCGGCGAACGCGAGGTGCTGGCCGCGATGCTGGAGGTCGAAGCAGGCGTCGTCGCCGAGCACGACGGCATCCTGCTCATCTCCGACAAGGGCTTCGCCGGCCGAGCTTTCGAGCAGTTGCTGGCCGACCACGGCATCACCTTGCTGCGGCCCTCCCGCAAGCGCGAGAAGGCCCGGTACGGCGAGCCGATGCTGAAGAAGGTCCGCCAGCTGATCGAGTCGGTCAACGACACCCTCAAAGGCCAGCTCGACCTGGAGGGCCACGGAGGGCGCAGCTGCGCGGGCGTCGCGGTCCGCGTCGCCCAGCGCATTCTGGCCATGGCCGCCGCGATCTGGCTGAACAACCTGACCGGCGCACCGATCACTCGATCGTTGATCGCCTACGACCACTGA